A portion of the Micromonospora tarapacensis genome contains these proteins:
- a CDS encoding winged helix-turn-helix transcriptional regulator, translated as MNNLVEATRGDHRSDGRFVLLVVDDDEGVGAPLVAQLAEHRVRGHHFTHAAEALLAAGALQPDAAVVAAGLATMSCTELVRLLARRAGIPTVVGVGDDDGGVAVAALKAGATACVRRPYRASEVLPILRAIRPETAGALDPPIELGGLRVDPATFEVSLHGRTVALPLKEFRLLYFFMSHAERTVTREQLLAAVWGGISDDTSNTLTVHIKRLRRRLALDGDQAPMIVTVRGLGYRFVPAPATATPSTS; from the coding sequence ATGAACAATCTCGTCGAGGCCACCAGGGGTGACCATCGATCCGACGGGCGTTTCGTGCTGCTCGTGGTGGACGACGACGAGGGCGTCGGTGCGCCGCTGGTCGCCCAGCTGGCCGAGCACCGGGTACGCGGACACCACTTCACGCACGCCGCCGAGGCCCTGCTGGCCGCCGGTGCCCTGCAACCCGACGCGGCCGTCGTGGCCGCCGGGCTGGCCACCATGAGCTGCACCGAGTTGGTGCGGTTGCTCGCCCGCCGGGCCGGTATCCCCACCGTGGTCGGGGTCGGCGACGACGACGGCGGGGTGGCCGTGGCCGCACTCAAGGCCGGCGCCACCGCCTGCGTCCGGCGGCCGTACCGGGCCTCCGAGGTGCTGCCGATCCTGCGGGCGATCCGCCCGGAGACCGCCGGCGCCCTCGATCCACCGATCGAGCTCGGCGGGCTGCGGGTCGACCCGGCGACGTTCGAGGTGAGCCTGCACGGGCGGACGGTGGCGCTGCCGTTGAAGGAGTTCCGGCTGCTCTACTTCTTCATGAGCCACGCGGAGCGCACCGTGACCCGCGAGCAACTGCTGGCCGCGGTCTGGGGTGGCATCTCCGACGACACGTCGAACACCCTGACGGTGCACATCAAGCGGCTGCGCCGGCGGCTCGCGCTGGACGGCGACCAGGCGCCGATGATCGTGACCGTGCGGGGCCTGGGCTACCGGTTCGTGCCCGCCCCGGCAACGGCAACGCCGTCGACGTCGTGA
- the pstB gene encoding phosphate ABC transporter ATP-binding protein PstB → MELNGVSVFYGGYEAVQDTSMPIQDKQITAMIGPSGCGKSTILRSLNRMNDLIPGARVAGSVTYHGQDLYAKDVDPIEVRRRIGMVFQKPNPFPKSIYDNVAYGPRVTGMNVSNMDDLVEKALRDAALWDEVKDKLKTSGLSLSGGQQQRLCIARTIAVKPEIILMDEPCSALDPIATAKIEDLMFELTNDYTIVIVTHNMQQAARVSHYTAFFTAEVDEQQERHGRLVEFTQTGKLFTNPADKRTEDYITGRFG, encoded by the coding sequence ATGGAACTCAACGGCGTCAGTGTCTTCTACGGCGGCTACGAGGCCGTCCAGGATACGTCGATGCCGATCCAGGACAAGCAGATCACCGCGATGATCGGCCCGTCGGGCTGCGGCAAGTCCACCATCCTGCGCTCGCTGAACCGGATGAACGACCTCATCCCGGGTGCCCGGGTCGCCGGCTCGGTCACCTACCACGGCCAGGATCTCTACGCGAAGGACGTCGACCCGATCGAGGTGCGTCGACGGATCGGCATGGTCTTCCAGAAGCCGAACCCGTTTCCCAAGTCGATCTACGACAACGTGGCGTACGGCCCGCGGGTGACCGGCATGAACGTCTCCAACATGGACGACCTGGTAGAGAAGGCGCTGCGCGACGCGGCGCTCTGGGACGAGGTCAAGGACAAGCTCAAGACCAGTGGCCTGTCGTTGTCCGGCGGTCAGCAGCAGCGGCTCTGCATCGCCCGCACGATCGCCGTCAAGCCCGAGATCATCCTCATGGACGAGCCCTGTTCGGCGCTCGACCCGATCGCCACGGCGAAGATCGAGGACCTGATGTTCGAGCTGACGAACGACTACACGATCGTCATCGTCACGCACAACATGCAACAGGCCGCCCGGGTCAGCCACTACACGGCCTTCTTCACCGCCGAGGTGGACGAGCAGCAGGAGCGGCACGGCCGGCTGGTCGAGTTCACCCAGACGGGCAAGTTGTTCACCAACCCTGCCGACAAGCGCACGGAGGACTACATCACCGGTCGCTTCGGCTGA
- a CDS encoding class I SAM-dependent methyltransferase, producing the protein MRRARQGPTATEGADYTQRLRRLSGARWKRLLDVQAPYRWNLRRLRLGRTLDVGSGLGRNLINLGTGAVGVDHNPTSVAHARNLGLTAYTTEEFLRSEYARPDAFDSVLAAHLLEHLPAEQAREVVASYLPFVRSGGRVVFITPQERGYHSDASHVRFVGFTEAAETCRELGLTVLRQYSFPFHRAAGKLFTYNEFVTVARRP; encoded by the coding sequence ATGAGGCGCGCACGGCAAGGTCCCACCGCCACCGAGGGTGCGGACTACACCCAGCGGTTGCGGCGGCTCAGCGGGGCGCGCTGGAAGCGGCTGCTGGACGTGCAGGCGCCGTACCGGTGGAACCTGCGGCGGTTGCGGCTGGGCCGGACCCTCGACGTCGGCTCCGGGCTCGGCCGCAACCTGATCAATCTGGGCACCGGTGCGGTCGGCGTGGACCACAACCCCACCTCCGTGGCGCACGCGCGGAATCTCGGCCTGACGGCGTACACCACCGAGGAGTTCCTCCGCTCCGAGTACGCCCGCCCGGACGCCTTCGACTCGGTGCTCGCCGCGCACCTCCTGGAACATCTGCCGGCTGAGCAGGCCCGCGAGGTGGTCGCGTCGTACCTGCCGTTCGTCCGCTCCGGCGGTCGGGTGGTCTTCATCACCCCGCAGGAGCGTGGCTACCACAGCGACGCCTCCCACGTCCGTTTCGTCGGCTTCACCGAGGCGGCCGAAACCTGCCGGGAACTCGGCCTGACCGTGTTGCGCCAGTACTCGTTCCCGTTCCACCGGGCCGCCGGCAAGCTGTTCACCTACAACGAGTTCGTGACGGTGGCCCGACGCCCCTGA
- a CDS encoding MAB_1171c family putative transporter — translation MVSILRGAMIVVTLACWGMSLYKLRDLARDPGNRPLRALCLALLAITLSMTIQPFMPGIDRLLGVLDVARLISNSLSLLCATAAQAFLLYLTSDGVQTRRSVRRRGGALLVTVAAMAALSAVTPAAAGLDDPRVRDGEYYGDPFDAPFLYVYLGYLGWSLVQVVILAGRYARIAHRPLLRLGLRLIVGGSLWGLAYVSAKLLAVAVGILRPDWALAADALVVLAFTTSILLVLIGSTIPSWGPMIGLDRLWEWAGALRDYRRLYPLWRRIHEVLPQIALLPPGSGLPGALAVARDASLRRVRITVEILDGYASLRPWMSANVAGHAQRVARQRGLPEQQRAAVVEAAVVGAALRARRAGAPAADETAGRPDPLAGPGTELGAADQVTWLAQVARALSTPLVQDDNRGMRSPHRNRGGPAVRR, via the coding sequence GTGGTGAGCATCCTGCGGGGCGCGATGATCGTGGTGACCCTGGCGTGTTGGGGCATGAGCCTGTACAAACTGCGCGACCTGGCCCGGGATCCGGGCAACCGGCCACTTCGGGCGCTGTGCCTGGCGCTGCTGGCGATCACCCTGTCGATGACGATCCAGCCGTTCATGCCCGGGATCGACCGGCTCCTCGGGGTCCTGGACGTCGCCCGACTCATCTCCAACAGCCTGTCCCTGCTCTGCGCCACCGCCGCCCAGGCGTTCCTGCTCTACCTGACCAGTGACGGCGTGCAGACCCGCCGGAGCGTGCGGCGCCGGGGCGGGGCACTGCTCGTCACCGTGGCGGCGATGGCGGCCCTGTCCGCCGTCACACCGGCCGCCGCCGGGCTGGACGACCCGCGGGTGCGCGACGGCGAGTACTACGGCGACCCCTTCGACGCGCCGTTCCTCTACGTCTACCTGGGCTACCTGGGCTGGTCGCTGGTGCAGGTGGTGATCCTGGCCGGCCGGTACGCCCGGATCGCCCACCGGCCGCTGCTGCGACTCGGGCTCCGGCTGATCGTCGGCGGCTCGTTGTGGGGCCTGGCCTACGTGTCGGCCAAACTGCTCGCCGTGGCCGTGGGCATCCTCCGGCCGGACTGGGCACTGGCCGCCGACGCGCTGGTCGTGCTCGCCTTCACCACCTCGATCCTGCTGGTGCTGATCGGGTCCACGATCCCCTCGTGGGGGCCGATGATCGGGCTCGACCGGCTCTGGGAGTGGGCGGGAGCACTGCGCGACTACCGGCGCCTGTACCCGCTGTGGCGACGCATCCACGAGGTGCTGCCGCAGATCGCGCTGCTTCCCCCGGGCAGCGGGTTGCCCGGTGCCCTCGCCGTCGCCCGGGACGCCTCGCTGCGCCGGGTCAGGATCACTGTGGAGATCCTCGACGGGTACGCGAGCCTGCGCCCCTGGATGTCGGCGAACGTCGCCGGCCACGCACAACGGGTGGCCCGCCAGCGGGGTCTCCCGGAGCAGCAGCGGGCGGCCGTCGTCGAGGCCGCCGTGGTCGGTGCGGCGCTGCGGGCGCGACGCGCCGGCGCGCCCGCCGCCGACGAGACCGCAGGCCGGCCGGATCCGCTCGCCGGCCCCGGCACCGAACTCGGCGCGGCCGACCAGGTGACCTGGCTGGCCCAAGTCGCCCGGGCGCTGTCGACGCCGCTGGTTCAGGACGATAATCGCGGGATGCGATCCCCGCACCGGAACCGCGGCGGCCCAGCCGTACGACGGTGA
- a CDS encoding DUF2267 domain-containing protein gives MDEQTAAVGTAAVFATLRETVTVGEFQEMVARLPAGAAGPIAGPGEPRP, from the coding sequence GTGGACGAGCAGACGGCGGCGGTGGGGACGGCCGCGGTCTTTGCGACGCTGCGGGAGACGGTCACCGTCGGCGAGTTCCAGGAGATGGTCGCCCGGCTGCCCGCCGGCGCGGCCGGTCCGATCGCCGGGCCGGGCGAGCCGCGGCCGTAA
- a CDS encoding phosphate signaling complex PhoU family protein: MARDSYDEQLDRVTGVLASMSRNAGAAIRGASAALLDVDRGAAEAVVAGDAVLDGQRAEVEAMIPEVLVRHQPVASDLRLLVCALRIASCLERMGDLAVHVAKIALMRHPIGVVPEPAVPVMTAMADAAARIADKTAIVLATRDRLDAMQLGLDDDEVDAAQERLLSLLASRWPYGVESAIDLALVGRYYERFADNAVNVSRQVVFLVTGTIRL, translated from the coding sequence ATGGCTCGGGACAGCTACGACGAGCAGCTCGACCGGGTCACCGGCGTGCTGGCGTCGATGAGCCGGAACGCCGGTGCCGCGATCCGGGGCGCCAGTGCCGCCCTGCTCGACGTGGACCGGGGGGCCGCCGAGGCGGTGGTCGCCGGTGACGCGGTGCTGGACGGCCAGCGGGCCGAGGTCGAGGCGATGATTCCCGAGGTGCTGGTCCGGCACCAGCCGGTCGCCTCCGACCTGCGCCTGCTGGTGTGCGCGCTGCGGATCGCGAGCTGCCTGGAACGGATGGGCGACCTCGCGGTGCACGTCGCGAAGATTGCCCTGATGCGGCACCCGATCGGGGTGGTTCCGGAGCCGGCGGTGCCGGTGATGACCGCGATGGCCGACGCGGCGGCCCGGATCGCCGACAAGACCGCGATCGTGCTGGCCACCCGCGACCGGCTGGACGCGATGCAACTCGGGCTGGACGACGACGAGGTCGACGCCGCCCAGGAGCGCCTGCTGTCGCTGCTCGCCTCCCGTTGGCCGTACGGGGTGGAGTCGGCGATCGACCTGGCCCTGGTCGGCCGGTACTACGAGCGGTTCGCCGACAACGCGGTCAACGTGTCGCGGCAGGTCGTCTTCCTGGTGACCGGGACGATCCGGCTCTGA
- the pstA gene encoding phosphate ABC transporter permease PstA — protein MTAPTLTPTRPDPSGPGSALTQRRSRPGEIAFRLAMQACLLIAFGVLTALLTWVLVKGWNRLDSRLWTQMPTGLTSRLEMAGVQSALVGTLWIIALVAAICLPIGILSAIYLEEYADNTRWYNRLLELNIQNLAGVPSIIFGILGLGIIARALGFGFTITTAAIVLSLLVLPVVIIATREAIRAVPQSIRQASYALGATKWQTVSRQVLPSAVPGIATGSILALSRAIGEAAPLIVLGAVTFITFNPTGLESAYTALPIQIYTFITRPQAEFTELAAGAIVLLLAIVLAMNSIAIFVRNRFEKRW, from the coding sequence GTGACCGCGCCCACCCTCACCCCCACCCGGCCGGACCCGTCCGGGCCGGGTTCCGCTTTGACCCAGCGCCGCAGCCGGCCGGGCGAGATCGCCTTCCGGCTGGCCATGCAGGCGTGCCTACTCATCGCCTTCGGCGTGCTCACCGCCCTGCTCACCTGGGTCCTGGTCAAGGGCTGGAACCGGCTCGACTCCCGGCTCTGGACGCAGATGCCCACCGGCCTGACCAGCCGACTGGAGATGGCCGGCGTGCAGTCCGCCCTGGTCGGTACGCTGTGGATCATTGCGCTGGTCGCCGCGATCTGCCTGCCGATCGGCATCCTCTCCGCGATCTACCTGGAGGAGTACGCGGACAACACCCGCTGGTACAACCGGCTGCTGGAGCTGAACATCCAGAACCTGGCCGGCGTGCCGTCGATCATCTTCGGCATCCTCGGTCTGGGCATCATCGCCCGTGCGCTCGGCTTCGGGTTCACCATCACCACCGCGGCGATCGTGCTGTCGCTGCTGGTGCTGCCGGTGGTCATCATCGCCACCCGGGAGGCGATCCGCGCGGTGCCGCAGTCGATCAGGCAGGCGTCCTACGCGCTCGGCGCCACCAAGTGGCAGACCGTCTCCCGGCAGGTGCTGCCCTCGGCCGTGCCCGGCATCGCGACCGGTTCGATCCTGGCGCTGTCGCGGGCGATCGGTGAGGCGGCTCCGTTGATCGTGCTCGGCGCGGTCACCTTCATCACGTTCAACCCGACCGGGCTGGAAAGCGCCTACACGGCGCTACCGATCCAGATCTACACCTTCATCACCCGCCCGCAGGCCGAGTTCACCGAACTCGCGGCGGGAGCGATCGTGCTTCTGCTGGCGATCGTGCTGGCCATGAACTCGATCGCGATCTTCGTGCGGAACCGCTTCGAGAAGCGGTGGTGA
- a CDS encoding class I SAM-dependent methyltransferase produces MSEPTRWATDTGPEHSQWYVDRFRQLAAEGADLAGEARLVDTLVPPGSRILDAGCGTGRVGAELATRGHTVVGVDADPVLIDAARADHPAPRWLIADLAELDLAAAGESEPFDAAVLAGNVMAFLAAGTERTVLRRVAAHLHPDGVVAVGFGTDRGYPLSDFDADVVGAGLRLEHRFATWDLRPWRDGAGFAVSILRRA; encoded by the coding sequence ATGAGCGAACCGACCCGTTGGGCCACCGACACCGGTCCCGAGCACTCGCAGTGGTACGTCGACCGGTTCCGGCAGTTGGCGGCCGAGGGCGCCGACCTGGCCGGTGAGGCACGACTCGTCGACACGCTGGTGCCGCCGGGTTCGCGGATCCTCGACGCGGGTTGCGGCACCGGCCGGGTCGGTGCCGAACTGGCCACCCGCGGTCACACGGTGGTCGGGGTGGACGCCGACCCGGTCCTGATCGACGCTGCCCGGGCCGACCACCCGGCGCCGCGCTGGTTGATCGCCGACCTCGCCGAGCTGGACCTCGCGGCGGCCGGCGAGAGCGAGCCGTTCGACGCCGCGGTGCTGGCCGGCAACGTGATGGCCTTCCTCGCCGCGGGCACCGAACGCACGGTGCTGCGCCGCGTCGCCGCGCACCTGCACCCGGACGGGGTGGTCGCGGTCGGCTTCGGCACCGACCGGGGTTACCCGCTGAGCGACTTCGACGCCGACGTGGTCGGTGCCGGCCTGCGGCTGGAGCACCGGTTCGCCACCTGGGACCTGCGCCCCTGGCGCGACGGCGCGGGCTTCGCGGTCAGCATCCTGCGCCGGGCGTGA
- a CDS encoding PstS family phosphate ABC transporter substrate-binding protein: protein MNRNVLSRRVLAGVALAALALTGCGGNAESDPAGGGEALSGEVKVDGSSTVAPLSEAAASFYGEQAGQPGVQVSVGTSGTGGGFEKFCKGETDISDASRPIKDEEKAACDAAGIQYKELIVANDALTVVVNKDNTWAECLTVDQLKKIWEPNSKVANWNEVDPSFPNEPLKLFGAGTDSGTFDYFTDEINGEEGASRTDYTASENDNVTVQGVAGTKGGLGYFGFTYFEENADKLKALKVDGGDGCVGPSLETAQANTYKPLSRPLFIYVSDSGVKKAQVADFVTFYIETIDDVVAEAKYVPLTEAQKTTLKAEFDALKASI, encoded by the coding sequence GTGAACCGCAACGTGCTTTCGCGGCGCGTCCTCGCTGGCGTCGCGCTCGCCGCGCTCGCGCTTACCGGCTGTGGTGGTAACGCCGAGAGTGACCCCGCCGGTGGCGGCGAGGCGCTCTCTGGTGAGGTCAAGGTCGACGGCTCGAGCACCGTGGCTCCGCTGAGCGAGGCCGCCGCCTCGTTCTACGGCGAGCAGGCCGGGCAGCCCGGCGTGCAAGTCTCGGTCGGCACCTCCGGTACCGGTGGTGGCTTCGAGAAGTTCTGCAAGGGCGAGACCGACATCTCCGACGCCTCGCGCCCGATCAAGGATGAGGAGAAGGCGGCCTGCGATGCTGCCGGCATCCAGTACAAGGAACTGATCGTCGCGAACGACGCCCTCACCGTCGTCGTCAACAAGGACAACACCTGGGCCGAGTGCCTGACCGTTGACCAGCTGAAGAAGATCTGGGAGCCGAACTCGAAGGTCGCCAACTGGAACGAGGTCGACCCGTCCTTCCCGAACGAGCCGCTGAAGCTCTTCGGCGCGGGCACCGACTCGGGCACCTTCGACTACTTCACCGACGAGATCAACGGTGAGGAGGGTGCCAGCCGCACCGACTACACCGCCTCGGAGAACGACAACGTCACGGTGCAGGGCGTCGCGGGCACCAAGGGCGGCCTCGGCTACTTCGGCTTCACCTACTTCGAGGAGAACGCCGACAAGCTCAAGGCCCTCAAGGTCGACGGCGGCGACGGCTGCGTCGGGCCGAGCCTGGAGACCGCGCAGGCGAACACCTACAAGCCGCTGTCCCGGCCCCTGTTCATCTATGTCAGCGACTCCGGTGTGAAGAAGGCGCAGGTCGCCGACTTCGTGACCTTCTACATCGAGACGATCGACGACGTCGTCGCGGAGGCGAAGTACGTCCCGCTGACCGAGGCGCAGAAGACCACCCTGAAGGCCGAGTTCGACGCGCTGAAGGCTTCGATCTGA
- the pstC gene encoding phosphate ABC transporter permease subunit PstC, giving the protein MTTSTHSAGSAAGATLRRGRRRPVESIVKVLLVAAASVSIVTTIGIVIALVDPTIEFFQHVSVVEFVTGTSWTPTFAQKSYGVLPLVAATFMVTVIALIIAVPIGLGSAIYLSEYADRRVRKVLKPIVELLAGVPTVVYGFVALFALNPLLQRWWPTGDGPAFQNLLIAGIAMGIMIVPTIASISEDSMAAVPRSLREGAYALSSTRMQVSTRVVLPAAISGIVAAVVLGISRAVGETMIVTIAGGLTSDRVVFDPLEGAATMTAFIANISSGDIPVGSLDYDSVFAVGALLFLITFALNAVSIRMVRRFREVYE; this is encoded by the coding sequence GTGACCACCAGCACGCACAGCGCCGGTTCCGCCGCGGGGGCAACCCTGCGGCGGGGCCGGCGCCGCCCCGTGGAAAGCATCGTCAAGGTGCTGCTCGTGGCCGCCGCCTCCGTGTCGATCGTGACCACGATCGGCATCGTGATCGCGCTGGTCGACCCGACGATCGAGTTCTTCCAGCACGTCAGCGTCGTCGAGTTCGTCACCGGCACCAGCTGGACGCCTACCTTCGCCCAGAAGTCGTACGGCGTGCTGCCGCTGGTCGCCGCCACCTTCATGGTGACGGTCATCGCGCTGATCATCGCGGTGCCGATCGGTCTCGGCTCGGCGATCTACCTCTCCGAGTACGCCGACCGGCGGGTCCGCAAGGTGCTCAAGCCGATCGTCGAGTTGCTTGCCGGCGTGCCGACCGTGGTGTACGGCTTCGTCGCCCTGTTCGCGCTCAACCCGCTGCTGCAACGGTGGTGGCCCACCGGTGACGGTCCCGCCTTCCAGAACCTGCTCATCGCCGGCATCGCGATGGGCATCATGATCGTGCCAACGATCGCCAGCATCTCCGAGGACTCGATGGCCGCCGTGCCGCGCAGCCTCCGCGAGGGCGCGTACGCGCTCTCCTCAACGAGGATGCAGGTGTCGACCCGGGTGGTGCTGCCGGCCGCCATCTCCGGCATCGTCGCGGCGGTGGTGCTCGGCATCTCCCGCGCGGTCGGCGAGACGATGATCGTCACCATCGCTGGTGGCCTGACCTCCGACCGGGTGGTGTTCGACCCGCTGGAGGGCGCGGCCACCATGACCGCCTTCATCGCCAACATCTCCTCCGGTGACATCCCGGTCGGATCCCTCGACTACGACTCGGTCTTCGCCGTCGGTGCGCTGCTGTTCCTCATCACCTTCGCGCTCAACGCGGTGTCGATCCGGATGGTCCGTCGCTTCAGGGAGGTCTACGAGTGA
- a CDS encoding MGH1-like glycoside hydrolase domain-containing protein, whose amino-acid sequence MVNRTAPSALPGTAPSGGAADGDTPGEHGRLWQLARATLDGNWEHDHTVPSRTLYPHQWSWDSAFVAIGWAHIRPDRAWSELTSLFRGQWRDGRVPHIVFNPVVPGGAYFPGSGFWATTEVEGTPPMATSGLVQPPVHALAAWHAYRRARSDEGRAALRRLYPGLVAQQRYLATRRDVGGGGLASIVHPWESGLDNSPAWDAPLSAVPAEAAVMRGYRRRDTVHAAPAHRPTDLDYARYVAIVTAYRAAGYRDEGLADRHPFLVECPLFNSAMGAAEQALARIAGEIGADPGPHRERAARITEAVLTRLYDPQTGTFHPRDLNTGRLTPARTVLGLAPLILPDLPARYVEAVLVEARSARFGLAVRMARPLPSHDRTAADFEPLRYWRGPTWMNVNWLVRQGLLGHGQDRLAAGLHASMIGLAATAGCHEYFHPDTGAGLGSPAFSWTAALLLDVLAD is encoded by the coding sequence ATGGTGAACCGGACTGCTCCATCGGCCTTGCCGGGCACGGCACCGAGCGGCGGTGCCGCCGACGGCGACACCCCGGGGGAGCACGGTCGACTGTGGCAGTTGGCCCGCGCCACCCTCGACGGCAACTGGGAACACGATCACACGGTGCCGTCGCGCACCCTCTACCCGCACCAGTGGAGCTGGGACTCGGCGTTCGTCGCGATCGGCTGGGCCCACATCCGGCCCGACCGCGCCTGGTCGGAGCTGACCAGCCTGTTCCGCGGGCAGTGGCGCGACGGCCGGGTGCCGCACATCGTCTTCAACCCGGTGGTGCCGGGAGGCGCGTACTTTCCCGGGTCGGGGTTCTGGGCCACCACGGAGGTCGAGGGCACGCCGCCGATGGCCACCTCGGGACTGGTCCAGCCGCCGGTGCACGCGCTGGCCGCCTGGCACGCGTACCGTCGCGCGCGGTCCGACGAGGGTCGCGCCGCGTTGCGCCGGCTCTACCCGGGCCTGGTGGCGCAGCAGCGCTACCTCGCGACCCGGCGCGACGTCGGTGGCGGCGGGCTGGCCAGCATCGTCCACCCGTGGGAGTCCGGATTGGACAACAGCCCCGCCTGGGACGCTCCGCTGTCCGCCGTGCCGGCCGAGGCGGCGGTGATGCGCGGGTACCGGCGGCGCGACACCGTGCACGCCGCGCCCGCGCACCGACCCACCGACCTGGACTACGCGCGGTACGTCGCGATCGTCACCGCGTACCGGGCGGCCGGCTACCGTGACGAGGGCCTGGCCGACCGGCATCCGTTCCTGGTGGAGTGTCCACTGTTCAACTCCGCCATGGGCGCCGCCGAGCAGGCGCTCGCCCGGATCGCCGGTGAGATCGGTGCGGATCCGGGCCCGCACCGGGAGCGCGCGGCGCGGATCACCGAGGCGGTGTTGACCCGGTTGTACGACCCGCAGACCGGCACGTTCCATCCCCGTGACCTGAATACCGGGCGGTTGACCCCGGCCCGGACGGTGCTCGGCCTGGCCCCGCTGATCCTGCCCGACCTGCCGGCGCGGTATGTCGAGGCGGTGCTCGTCGAGGCCCGTTCGGCCCGGTTCGGTCTCGCCGTCCGGATGGCCCGCCCGCTGCCGAGTCACGACCGCACCGCGGCCGACTTCGAGCCGTTGCGTTACTGGCGCGGGCCGACCTGGATGAACGTCAACTGGCTGGTCCGGCAGGGACTGCTCGGGCACGGGCAGGACCGGCTGGCCGCCGGCCTGCACGCGTCGATGATCGGGCTGGCCGCGACGGCCGGCTGCCACGAGTACTTCCACCCGGACACCGGCGCCGGCCTGGGCTCCCCGGCCTTCAGCTGGACGGCGGCACTGCTGCTGGACGTGCTGGCCGACTGA
- a CDS encoding phosphatase PAP2 family protein, whose protein sequence is MPTVVDQDARTAAHRLARASTEVFAPAVFAAVMPLVVAVHSTAPAVAVGFGWGLLAVLFCSAVPYAIIWWGVRRGALTDHHIRVRSQRRRPLLLGSLSVLVGLTALVLLGAPPPLVALVVGMLAILAAILAVNQVWKISAHAAISAASVSALIFVFGLVATPLLGVVAVVGWSRVRLRDHTAAQVVAGTVLGPLVGAPFFVLLG, encoded by the coding sequence ATGCCCACCGTCGTCGACCAGGACGCCCGCACCGCCGCCCACCGGCTGGCTCGGGCCAGCACCGAGGTGTTCGCGCCCGCGGTGTTCGCCGCCGTCATGCCCCTGGTCGTCGCCGTGCACAGCACCGCGCCGGCCGTGGCGGTCGGGTTCGGCTGGGGCCTGCTGGCCGTGCTGTTCTGCTCTGCCGTGCCGTACGCGATCATCTGGTGGGGCGTGCGGCGTGGTGCGCTGACCGACCACCACATCCGCGTCCGCAGCCAGCGCCGCCGTCCCCTGCTCCTCGGGTCGCTGTCCGTCCTGGTCGGCCTGACCGCGCTGGTGCTGCTCGGCGCGCCGCCGCCGCTGGTCGCCCTGGTCGTGGGAATGCTCGCCATCCTGGCCGCCATCCTCGCGGTCAACCAGGTCTGGAAGATCAGCGCCCATGCGGCGATCAGCGCCGCGTCGGTGTCCGCCCTGATCTTCGTGTTCGGCCTGGTGGCGACGCCGCTGTTGGGCGTGGTCGCGGTGGTGGGCTGGTCACGGGTCAGGCTGCGCGACCACACCGCCGCCCAGGTGGTCGCCGGCACCGTGCTCGGCCCGCTCGTCGGCGCCCCGTTCTTCGTCCTGCTCGGCTGA